The following proteins are encoded in a genomic region of Oncorhynchus masou masou isolate Uvic2021 chromosome 32, UVic_Omas_1.1, whole genome shotgun sequence:
- the LOC135526156 gene encoding E3 ubiquitin-protein transferase MAEA-like, producing MAVQETAAQLSMALKVQEYPTLKVPYETLNKRFRAAQKNIDRETSHVTMVVAELEKTLSSFPVVDSVVSLLDGVVEKLSALKRKAAESIQAEDESAKLCKRRIEHLKEHSSDQPAGVNVWKKKRMDRMMVEHLLRCGYYNTAVKLARQSGIEDLVNIEMFLTAKEVEESLERQETATCLAWCHDNKSRLRKMKSCLEFSLRIQEFIELIRQNKRMDAVRHARKHFSQAEGGQLDEVRQVMGMLAFPSDTHISPYKDLLDPARWKMLIQQFRYDNYRLHQLGNNSVFTITLQAGLSAIKTPQCYKEDSTSINPDCPVCSKSLNKLAQPLPMAHCANSRLVCKISGEVMNENNPPMMLPNGYVYGYNSLLSIRQDDKVICPRTKEVFNFSQAEKVYIM from the exons ATGGCGGTGCAAGAGACAGCTGCCCAACTCTCCATGGCTCTGAAGGTTCAAGAATATCCCACTTTGAAG GTACCATATGAAACTCTGAACAAGCGCTTCAGAGCTGCACAGAAGAACATTGACCGGGAGACGAGTCACGtaaccatggtggtggcagagcTGGAGAAGACCCTCAGCAGTTTCCCAGTGGTGGATTCTGTGGTGTCCCTTCTGGATGGGGTGGTGGAGAAGCTCAGTGCCCTGAAGAGAAAG GCTGCTGAGTCCATCCAGGCTGAGGATGAGAGTGCTAAGCTGTGTAAGCGGAGGATTGAACACCTGAAGGAACACAGCAGCGACCAACCAGCAGGCGTCAACGTCTGGAAGAAGAAACGAATGGACCGCATGATGGTAGAACACTTGCTGCGGTGTGGCTATTACAACACAGCGGTCAAACTGGCACGGCAAAGTGGCATTGAG GATCTGGTCAACATTGAGATGTTCCTCACAGCCAAAGAGGTGGAGGAGTCACTGGAGCGACAGGAAACAGCCACCTGTTTGGCCTGGTGCCATGACAACAAGTCACGCCTCCGCAAGATGAAG AGCTGCTTGGAGTTTAGCCTGCGAATCCAGGAGTTTATCGAGCTCATTCGACAGAACAAGCGCATGGATGCTGTCAG ACATGCGCGGAAGCACTTCAGCCAAGCGGAGGGGGGTCAGCTGGACGAAGTGCGGCAGGTTATGGGCATGCTGGCGTTCCCCTCAGACACCCATATCTCCCCTTATAAG GATCTCCTGGATCCAGCCCGCTGGAAAATGCTGATCCAACAGTTCAGATACGACAACTACAGATTACATCAGCTGGGCAACAACtctgtgtttaccatcacacTCCAGGCCGGCTTGTCTGCTATCAAAACTCC TCAGTGCTATAAGGAAGATAGCACCTCCATAAACCCTGACTGCCCTGTGTGTAGCAAGTCCCTGAACAAACTGGCCCAGCCCCTGCCCATGGCACACTGTGCCAACTCCCGTCTGGTGTGCAAAATCTCTGGGGAGGTGATGAACGAGAACAACCCACCGATGATGCTGCCCAACGGCTATGTGTATGGATACAAT TCTCTTCTATCCATTCGCCAAGATGACAAGGTGATCTGCCCCAGAACCAAAGAAGTCTTCAACTTCTCTCAGGCTGAGAAGGTGTACATCATGTGA